A DNA window from Rossellomorea marisflavi contains the following coding sequences:
- a CDS encoding glycerophosphodiester phosphodiesterase family protein, which yields MKKLFSTMAVSTLALGLFAPVQTSSVQAASPVLLEEDFDDIANGRLPDGWKLLEGQGAVQGGKLVLNSSSTSKPARVIVPLEEDEGDYVFEADVTFQSAVEDKRWASLMYRIQHENYPYYQFAVRRGASDVNGLEFAERTPADKWLVPERNFYTENMEYGKTYRLKVVASGKRVQQYVNGQLVIDTDQAGKYLNGDVGFQTSGSKVEYDNVKLTSFEGELPPVDGEGALLPQEAQTSMINAPTIINGENVDVPHDETASALIKVDGDSGNLKGNGKDLRSVLMTLKGKKIPVLHMEKGGLEESVVGLLNDLSISDVHVVSSQTGIIEAVKDLNPRIRGGLYYDQRHLNKHDLKKIVQDVHKSESKMVMIPQNVLTEEGMYYLHNRMVAVWGVGGDTMASTHELIHLGVDGIVTNAPELAVKAFGQYPDQTIVQRPMVAAHRGVPSLAPENTMAGYRLAYELGADQIETDVQRTKDGHLVVIHDETVDRTTNGTGAVKDLTLAEIRALDAGIKFDEKFAGEKVPTFKEYLQEFKGKNVMLLVELKAHDVEEQTIQEIKEEGMMDQVVLQSFYLDSMQRSNELAPELPGGYLFSSAVPSTLQEKLKNAKKLVDYGTINDVTLNSSYGSLYKEFIQYMRQRGMLSMHWTFRAEPPFADKLKDGLIGPITDYTQWLTESPVQLEIPIKKVNLKAGKTRTIHAKARVSYRVAEREKIETGLFVAEGNGVVTVNGNTIEATAPGTAQVFAKHTFTMLGEEWNVVSEPIEVTVK from the coding sequence GTGAAGAAATTATTCAGTACAATGGCCGTTTCCACATTGGCATTGGGCTTATTTGCCCCTGTCCAGACCAGTTCCGTACAAGCCGCAAGCCCGGTTCTATTGGAAGAGGATTTTGATGATATCGCGAATGGCCGTTTGCCCGATGGATGGAAGCTCTTAGAAGGACAAGGGGCCGTCCAGGGCGGAAAGCTCGTCCTGAATTCCTCCTCCACCTCGAAACCGGCCAGGGTCATCGTCCCTTTGGAAGAAGATGAAGGGGACTATGTATTCGAAGCGGACGTGACGTTCCAGTCTGCCGTGGAAGATAAGCGATGGGCATCGCTCATGTACCGGATCCAACACGAAAACTATCCATACTATCAGTTTGCCGTGCGCCGGGGAGCTTCGGACGTGAACGGATTGGAATTCGCAGAGCGGACGCCGGCTGATAAATGGCTCGTGCCGGAGCGTAACTTTTACACTGAAAACATGGAATACGGGAAGACGTACCGGTTGAAAGTGGTCGCAAGCGGAAAACGCGTCCAGCAGTATGTCAACGGGCAGCTGGTCATCGATACAGACCAAGCCGGGAAATATCTCAATGGCGATGTCGGGTTCCAGACGAGTGGGTCTAAGGTGGAATACGATAATGTGAAGCTGACCTCATTCGAAGGTGAACTGCCGCCTGTAGACGGTGAAGGGGCCCTTCTGCCTCAGGAAGCTCAAACATCCATGATCAACGCCCCTACCATCATCAACGGGGAGAATGTCGATGTACCTCATGATGAGACGGCTTCTGCCCTGATCAAAGTGGACGGGGATTCAGGCAATCTGAAAGGAAATGGAAAGGATCTTCGGAGCGTCCTGATGACGCTCAAAGGAAAGAAAATCCCGGTGCTACATATGGAAAAGGGTGGTCTTGAAGAATCCGTCGTCGGTTTGCTCAATGATCTGTCCATCAGTGATGTCCATGTCGTGTCCAGTCAGACGGGGATCATTGAAGCAGTGAAAGACCTGAACCCGAGGATCCGTGGGGGCCTCTATTATGATCAGCGCCATCTCAATAAACATGATCTGAAGAAGATCGTTCAGGATGTCCACAAGAGTGAAAGCAAGATGGTCATGATCCCTCAGAATGTCCTGACGGAAGAAGGCATGTATTATCTTCATAACCGGATGGTTGCTGTATGGGGCGTAGGCGGTGATACAATGGCCTCGACACATGAGCTTATCCACCTTGGCGTCGACGGGATCGTCACGAACGCACCTGAGCTTGCCGTGAAGGCATTCGGTCAGTATCCGGACCAGACGATCGTCCAACGACCGATGGTAGCAGCCCATCGCGGCGTGCCGTCCCTTGCACCTGAGAACACCATGGCGGGGTACCGCCTTGCCTATGAGCTCGGTGCCGATCAGATTGAGACCGATGTGCAGCGCACGAAAGACGGTCACCTCGTGGTCATCCATGATGAAACGGTAGACCGGACCACGAATGGAACGGGTGCGGTCAAAGATCTGACCCTCGCTGAAATTCGCGCGCTCGATGCCGGTATCAAATTTGACGAGAAATTCGCAGGTGAAAAGGTACCTACCTTCAAGGAATATCTCCAGGAGTTCAAAGGCAAGAATGTCATGCTCCTTGTGGAGTTGAAAGCCCATGATGTGGAGGAGCAGACGATTCAGGAGATCAAGGAAGAAGGCATGATGGATCAGGTGGTCCTTCAAAGCTTCTACCTCGACAGCATGCAGCGCTCCAATGAGCTTGCCCCTGAACTGCCGGGAGGATATCTGTTCTCTTCTGCCGTCCCAAGCACCCTGCAGGAAAAGCTGAAGAATGCGAAGAAGCTCGTGGATTACGGAACGATCAACGATGTGACCCTTAATTCCAGTTATGGTTCCCTGTACAAAGAGTTCATTCAATACATGAGGCAGCGTGGGATGCTGAGCATGCACTGGACGTTCCGTGCCGAGCCTCCGTTTGCCGATAAGCTGAAAGACGGACTCATCGGGCCGATTACGGATTATACGCAGTGGTTGACAGAATCGCCTGTGCAGCTTGAAATCCCAATCAAAAAAGTAAATCTGAAAGCTGGAAAAACACGCACCATCCATGCAAAAGCACGCGTCAGCTACCGCGTCGCCGAGCGTGAGAAGATCGAGACCGGACTGTTCGTCGCCGAAGGAAATGGCGTCGTGACAGTCAACGGCAATACGATTGAAGCCACCGCCCCAGGAACGGCACAAGTATTCGCAAAGCATACGTTCACCATGCTCGGGGAAGAGTGGAATGTGGTGTCAGAGCCGATTGAAGTGACGGTGAAGTAA
- a CDS encoding glycerol-3-phosphate responsive antiterminator, producing MEIVNMVESQIIASIKEEKDIDKAIRSSANIAFLLIGDILTVKPYIEKLKEANMYIFIHLDFIEGLSNTKGAVKFVADVWNPTGIISTKTNMIRYAKEEGLVTIQRIFLIDRGALQKGIEMIKSCKPDAVEVLPGLMPRVIDQLSHQLKLPLIVGDSSRRRKISWMPLKPVPWLSHPVTRICGNSTYRFTISLMLSSTYEG from the coding sequence TTGGAAATTGTAAACATGGTAGAGTCTCAGATCATCGCTTCCATCAAAGAAGAAAAGGATATTGATAAAGCGATCCGGAGCTCGGCGAACATCGCCTTTCTATTGATTGGGGATATCCTGACGGTCAAACCCTACATAGAGAAACTGAAAGAAGCGAATATGTATATCTTTATCCACCTCGACTTCATCGAGGGGTTGTCCAATACCAAGGGAGCGGTGAAATTCGTCGCAGACGTCTGGAACCCGACGGGCATCATTTCAACCAAAACCAATATGATCCGCTATGCCAAAGAAGAAGGACTCGTGACCATCCAGCGCATCTTCCTCATAGACAGGGGTGCCCTGCAAAAGGGGATTGAAATGATCAAGTCGTGCAAACCCGATGCTGTTGAAGTGCTCCCGGGACTCATGCCGAGGGTGATCGACCAGCTGTCGCACCAGCTCAAGCTCCCCCTCATCGTCGGGGACTCATCCAGGAGAAGAAAGATATCCTGGATGCCCTTGAAGCCGGTGCCCTGGCTGTCTCATCCGGTGACCCGAATATGTGGAAATTCGACTTATAGATTCACGATCTCCTTAATGCTATCAAGCACATATGAAGGCTGA